agagagatatacctatcgtgtgtgtgtgtggttttaaaaactttgacttaaacttttgtattaaaatcttcaaatttaaaatttatctttttctaagaaaatttaatttattaattgttatcatgaaataatattcaaatagatccaagattttattatcaaataaataataaaagctcgaataaagaaattttaaaaacttgcaaatttaaatgtaaatttgaattttaataaataaattaaagaataattatttattactgaacttaaatttcataaactttgcatataaatattatacataagttattattttaataagtactTCACACAACTTTTATACATTACAATGACGAGTTACAATTTGCTCTGTCGTGATTATAACTATCAACATTAATATCACATGACTCTCTTCCTTAGTGCTGTATACACAGTTTGACAATTGTCCGAGGGATGTTAAGGGTAcataattatcgataaaagcAGTGAAAGGTTCGTTTTCATGTGATTATCTACGGCTAGTCGTTACATCGCCCGTGATTACTCGTCTTGCGTGATTCGATCGTTCGTATTACACTGACTTTCGCGTAATCCCTATTCTTAATGTCATTGCGATTACATAAGAAAACACAACGGTTTGTTACTATTgcacgaataaaaatataattacgcgTTTGTTAAATTATGCTGAGCCAGAAGTGTTGCACAAACATTTACGAGATGTATTACAGATGTTGCATTTTGTTAAGAAAACAATTCTTATACAATAACTGatacaataaatatcataagctagaaaacatttaaaaaatttcaatatttttcgatatcttttatataattatgatatttaaatagaagTTGAAATAAGATAGTAttagtttcaaaaaaatcaaGGTAAAGaagttacataaattatagaaaaaaaatataagagagttcaattttaaatcataaattaattacaaaatgtcgaaatttgtataattacgagttttaaatatataaaagagatagaaaaattgtaaaaaataaatttaagtaaaattaataaaaaagaaaattttaatttttgatgtaCACATTCTCGATGTAATAGAGtaataatgtacaataatCAGTAATACTATAAAAACGTTACTGATCAAAAGTTTTAACTgacaaagattaaattttttcgttgagataaaacatacatacctatataataaaaaaattaattctcccatgttatttaattattaaaattaattgataaattattgttaaaaaatgctagatatttattttccccATTTTGTTTTTAGCTGCACCGATGCAGGAATCCCGCTAGTTTTATTCCTCTCAATGCGGTACAAAAATTGTCGTAAACCGCGAACGGTACGCGCGTTCTTACGCATCCATACGTCACGTAAATTGTTTATACCGCAACTATGCGTTTTCCGAACGTGTCGTGGCAAAATCACTTTATGCTCGTAAAAAACTTGTTAACGTGCCTTCTGGACGAACGCTGTGATTTAACcggaatgaaaataataaaacacaattgatttcatatatatgagaaatataaagatattgcaagattcttcttcttcaattaattaaattttcattaaaaagaatacCTAAAGAATCTCCACCCATCGAGTTGCTGGTTAGCGTAAGTAATGACTCTCATTCGATTACATCACGAGTTTCATGAAAGCATTACATAATAAAGTGTATAAGCGAGGAATTACTTTGTTAGACTTTCAGAAagtaaattagtttaaaatgttaaaatgttaaaatgtgATGAGAAAATTCaagtaataaagaatatatgtcTATCGtgtatatcataatatttatattataaaatataaagaagttACAAAATAGAGTTCACGTGTATgtattcctatatatatagaagtaacttatagaaattttaataaatatgtaacgcATAATTCAAGAATTGTTTATAAGGAAACAGTAATAAAATGTTGAGAGAtcaatttactataaattatatgcttattttgaaaatgtaattattttataaaaagcgaAAGTGGATCATAAgcttatttatactttaagtcttttatatctttatcacAAATCACagaatgtttgaaaaatatacttattaaattgttttattatatcgttttaaaaattatatatttattatatcattaagtTAACGATATAAAacttaatgaaaaagataagCAGTGAAATTAGTGATTAtacaaatagaaaagaaagaattttcattAGTTCAGTTAGAAAATTGTATATCGTTCTTATTGATTTGCGTGCGTACGATAAGTATAAAGATACACGGAACATCTTGCTGTTGCAAACGCAGACTTAACGCAAGACACTATCGCATTTCTTGATAAGAATAGGATCGCGCATATTCGCGCTATCTTATTTTCTATTGATAAGGAGTAATTCTAATCTGAATAAGTCCAAAATCAAGATCCCAGTTCGATATTTCGAGGAGGTATGCATTTACAGAGTTGCATTACTCGATGTTTTAGCTTCTATTAGAAAGTATCCCCACCGAACATATTCACCTTAAAAACTAGTTGGCTCGATAACAGGTTTCCATTTGACGTAAAACAGTTTCGACGTGAAACGGTTTGCGTAAGCCATTCATATTTGTCTGCACAATACGCACCGTGTCATATAATCTCATATAATGTCTGCTAATCAAATCGAACCGGAGCGCATCGCGCTCCCGGCAGTGGTTCGGAATGCGTTTGAAACTCGTACAAGGCAATCGATGATTCACAAGAAATTGCTAGCGCCGTATCGTGCAGATGAGCGCTGCACGAGGGACGGGAGGGGACAAGACATGGCTGCCGTCGGTTCGTGAAGCGTACAGAACCAGTTCCACATCGAGGCCGGTTTGGGACAAGTTTCCTTAGGTTTTTTAGTCTCCCAAGATGAGAGCTGCGCAGGACTTTGGCACGTACGAATAATACTCGGGTTGCTTGGTGTGATCGCAACGTCCTTGACGTACGGATTTCCGCCTATTATGGCTGATAATGAGGCGCAAAGAGGTAAAGAAATTgcttttgatttaatttcgTTTGGGCTTCGAACAATCCGTGAAAATGCTTATCGCCTTCGCCGACAGTTTCGTAGATGTCACGGatataaataagttacatCTGGTCACTGTAACGCGGGAAAATTGAATTCGAATAAAATCCACGGTTGTTACACGTGCAATAATTTGTCGAAGAAAAGAATAGACTTGAAgactttgaatattaaaacataacgtcaaaaaatatcataaatgcTTTTACTTCcggtttaaatatttctcagtCAAAAATATTGTGTCTAAATATcacacattataattattagttcTGAGACGtatcgataattaattaaattatgaattattaaatatcaatatattcacaaatttgcaaatttttatatttttatatttttatctttataatatgtttatgatTGTAAATACATTCTTTGATACATTAGTTTTTGAGCCATTATGTTCTTTTCGCGcgtataatgtttttttaattatcatttcaaCAGAGAACGATATGGATGATATAGAAATCAAGATAGAGGAGCCAACTATTCAATGCATTGAAGAACAGCATGAAAATGGTTTTCCAAATTTTGAGAATGCCATCGAGAGTGCAACACCGTCAAATGTTGGCATAACGTTAAATCTGTGGACTAGCAAAGCCACCACATGCTTGATAaataagtacaaaaaatatcgatCGAAAGTCGGACAATCGACGCGGTTCAAGAGTTTGCGAGAAATGTTTGAGGTGATATCTTTGGAGATGCAAAAATACGGTTTCTACTTCAGTCCACAAAAGTGCGAGAACAAATGGCGAGTTCTGGAACGCAAGTACAAAAATCTTGTGTACCGTGAACAGCTGAAAAAACCTGGCAAAATGAGACACTACGGGCAATGGGAACATAAACGGGCGTTAGACGAGATCTTCAACGAAAAGAAGAAATACGTCTATCTAGAAAAGAACGATCCACAACCGTCGAGCGCATCAATGAAAAAtcctttgattttattaaaacttggCTGTGATCAAGGCAGCAACTTGTCAACCAACAATCAACAGCACGGAGATCTTTTGGCGCCAAAAGCTATGACGAATGAAAAAAACGAAGAGACATTGAATAAACGAACTTTGATGAtattatttgagaaatttaccgaaaaaatggaaaagaatTTCGCTATAGCCGAGAACAACAAAGAGAGACGACACAAGAAGAAAATGGCCTTGAGACAACAAGAATTGGAGTTGAAGAAACAGTTTCTCAAATTGAAAGAACAGAAAATGGAATTGCAAAGATGCCAAATAATTGCTGCTGCACAAAATTTACGtttgaatatgaaataatataactatGAGCGCAGAGAATTGAtatcatcaattttaatagaatcaaAACTCCTTATTCGCGCTATTTTCCGTATTCACGATATTTTCGGTagtcgtaaaataaattttgtaactcTTATTCATGAtcacaaaaatttcatatatttacagaatttATCTCCTGCGAATAACTTTGActgtgtgtgtaatataatcTCTCTGTATTTCATAGTTTTTAAGAGGcttaaaatcgatattttagtatatacagagtgtccggtaattggtaaaaaacctgttaatggcagattcttgagatcatttggagtcgatgtttcctcagcgaaaatatcgaaagccgtcatcattttttgtaagtttccaatttttattattatatatctttgtaattaagccttaaattaaaattctattacagtaaactctatctaaaattaactgaagaatgtagttttggtaatttttcaaattcaaaagtttagtttgcgaaaagtgcctttttttcaatcgcttataactccgAAATTATTAATGCCTCGATATTTTAGCTGAAGAAAAATTGTCTCGAAATGATCTCAAaaatctgccattagcaggtttttcatcaattacagaacatcttgtatatatatatatataatagaattcaGACAAGCACCTTGTCCTTGATATATGTTGCAGAGAGTACATtttcaaataactttttcCTTTAAAACTTTGCGGCAGTTTCTCTTTCCTGAGATATTCAGTCAACGTCATCGGCGAGGTGTCcgctaatgtaaatatttttcaataaacgtaataatttaaaataaaataagtaatttttataaaaattatacttattttttttgtttttgatacATTTATTCTTACCGCATCACGTGGcttcaaatatttactttatgcCTGTATCTTCAGATGGCAGTACGCGCTAAATGTTTACATGCAATACATGTAATTATCacacgaaatatattaattcacagTAAAATTAgagtaaaatctttttaagttTGCCAGTTATGTTTCATAATATACTTTGTTGTAAATGTTTCgataaaattgattgaattCACGAATAATCCAACATCAATCAAAAGACAAGAtgtattaatcatattatgcAGATAATTCCAGAGAATTGCATACAAGCGACATAATGAAAGcagcacaaaaaaaaagaaaaaaaataaagtcaattaTCAATAAGTTGTCTCGATAGGTCCTAAGGCAAAAATGAAGAATCTTGATATGACCGATCGTCGATATACAAGTTATGCTTtggtaaaacttatatttctcTCGTTATCATGTAAAGTTGAATTGCTTCTTGATCTAACCGTTATTTACAAGAGGGCGTTAGTATATGGCGGGTACCGAAACCATAGATTTACTTAATTTGCATCGTAAGCGGAAAGTGTCACGTTCGAATGAAAAGGATAGAGGTATCTAATGGATCTCGCTGTCTTTTTCTAATGATCGACACCCGTTGCTCCGTCGTTGATTCCTCTGTTGCTCACTTGCACGTTCACATATCGAATACTCACACTACATAGTCGTCCACCGATCGGAAAAACGCGGCTATTTACATAAAGCAGGTTAATTACCGTGATCCGGCTTTATTCACCGGCCGATGCACCGCAAGTTGCCACTTGCTTTGTTTTCACATCTATTCACTCGCGAATACGAATCGAATTAATGCGATACGATAATTGCTTGCCACTTTACACGACGCTCACTGCACTCTTGATACGCGTCAAACGCACACGATGAATAAAGCACGCGAAATACGATTCCCGCGTCGCACGACACGCCCGACGTCCATTGTCCACGACCTACGCAATAGTGTAGACTGGAcctatctaatatttaatatgcacCGTAAGTGGAAGGCATCTGCATAAGTGAAAAGGATGGAAagttgggggggggggggacgcACATTATACGTAATGTAATATTCTCTTTCGtggttttaaattttattaacaatccAGTTCTATGACGATCAGTATACattattccatttaaaattcattcaagaatatttcactgaattatttaattttctgagaCATCACACAGAgtcaatgaaataaaatactttctcCGGCGGAACTTGTTTATTATGTTAAACTATctgttacaattatataacacaTAATAATCAACACGATGTAGATTTTTGCAAGTATGTAAATTTGCAGTtttgaatcaatttttctcaaaaattaataatcttgcaCGTGAGGGTATTACGCTTAACATtttactgttttatttttgatagagAATTTTGTTACCCAGTTATTTTAAAGATCGGGGACATTTTGTGACGAGCGAAACTTTTGTGTGGCGAATGTGTGTTAAATTTGTgtgttaaaattgttttattttttaaaagctgCAGTGTGGACACATTATTGTCAAATCGCGAATGTTATGATggattatttatgttatatattccGTCCGAAACCTGTAATGATTCAATTTATTGAATGCAACATCAAAAGATTGCGCACCCATTTGATACCGCGTATGGCTTTATACTCGTTAATGCTTCGTTCAATAACGCGacgtactaataaaaatagaaataaatatagaatcaTGAGACCCTTGTGTATATTCTtttgataaagtttttaaacaaTGTTTCACCGAGAGCAGATAACTCTACAAAAgctacataaaatttaaaacctggataaaaaattagttattattttagtgaaattaaattataatttctgtttGAAAGTAGCAGTTTTCGTCTaacattttttgttgtttGTCTATTTTTAAGATCTCTATGTAGTCCGATATGctgtaataatttcatttttaatttaatttaattaattttttttattaatcttcttTCAACGCAAAGTCgttcaaaagtaaataaataaataaatatttatattatatctgtgataaaagataatttacttTGCGTTGCGAATGCTTTTGCGTTGAAAgaagatttaattagaaaaaaataaactaaattaaattaagctaCAATTAAGCAATTTGCTTTAGTAGCTCTATTCTTTTcacttatatataagtaaaatcctataaatctaattaatgatataatgaaaattttattaaaaagatatataaattttattaaatacgttGTCTTATACTGTAcactataaaatttgattttattatattacatcttacaacgttataaaataataacttatgtatctgttaatttttttcagaaaacaaCGAAATAGGACAATGACAAAATCCGCTGTCAATTATTATGCCACTGGATTTGTATTATTAGTTCCAAGTTTCATGGAGCGTGCAAACCTTTCATCGAATCGACTCAATAAAAAAACTCGAAATCTAATGTTCACCGAACCGAATATAGTTGTGCGATATTGCCAATAGTCATTGGTATCAATAGTAGGTATTcagtaaaaaagtttattgttTATTCGATCGAGTCAACAAAAATCATAatgaattatacaattatatcttattgcaTAATATGATTCAGTAACCACTTAGTCAGCTTATATTGATTGCGTTAAAtaacagattttattttaatggttaattcaaattttcacaaatttataacaataagaacaaaa
Above is a genomic segment from Anoplolepis gracilipes chromosome 3, ASM4749672v1, whole genome shotgun sequence containing:
- the LOC140664295 gene encoding uncharacterized protein, giving the protein MADNEAQRENDMDDIEIKIEEPTIQCIEEQHENGFPNFENAIESATPSNVGITLNLWTSKATTCLINKYKKYRSKVGQSTRFKSLREMFEVISLEMQKYGFYFSPQKCENKWRVLERKYKNLVYREQLKKPGKMRHYGQWEHKRALDEIFNEKKKYVYLEKNDPQPSSASMKNPLILLKLGCDQGSNLSTNNQQHGDLLAPKAMTNEKNEETLNKRTLMILFEKFTEKMEKNFAIAENNKERRHKKKMALRQQELELKKQFLKLKEQKMELQRCQIIAAAQNLRLNMK